A region from the Gemmatimonadota bacterium genome encodes:
- a CDS encoding TraR/DksA C4-type zinc finger protein produces MSTPVGAKKPKPMNKKNLAHFEKRLLEERRRVMKELGHYDDVFGATPQSADGDLSAYSFHMADQGTDAMEREKAFLFASQEGRFLWHIDQALRRLYKSPETFGKCHGCGEDIAFERLDALPHARYCIKCKQKEEDGKK; encoded by the coding sequence ATGTCGACTCCAGTCGGTGCCAAGAAGCCGAAGCCGATGAACAAGAAGAACCTGGCGCACTTCGAGAAACGCTTGCTCGAGGAGCGCCGTCGGGTCATGAAGGAACTCGGGCACTACGACGACGTCTTCGGGGCCACACCGCAGTCGGCGGATGGGGACCTCAGCGCCTACTCGTTCCACATGGCCGACCAGGGCACCGACGCCATGGAGCGCGAGAAGGCGTTCCTGTTCGCGAGTCAGGAGGGTCGGTTCCTCTGGCACATCGACCAGGCGCTGCGCCGGCTCTACAAGTCGCCCGAGACCTTCGGCAAGTGCCACGGGTGCGGCGAAGACATCGCCTTCGAGCGACTCGACGCGCTCCCGCATGCGCGCTACTGCATCAAGTGCAAGCAGAAAGAGGAAGATGGCAAGAAGTAA
- the lspA gene encoding signal peptidase II, whose product MARSKAAIFVPLVAVLVVADRITKSMAEQALVLYVPREVVGDALRWTLVYNPGAAFGLHLGPYSRWIFMALTIGALFILANLYRETRSSDRWRTLAVALVSAGALGNLVDRVISPRGVVDFIDVGIGASRWPTFNVADMAVSVGAVLLALVLWGEDKAAARAAALGTGQPGTT is encoded by the coding sequence ATGGCAAGAAGTAAGGCGGCCATCTTCGTCCCGCTGGTCGCGGTGCTCGTCGTGGCGGATCGAATCACCAAGTCCATGGCCGAGCAGGCGCTGGTGCTCTACGTCCCGCGCGAGGTGGTCGGCGACGCCTTGCGCTGGACCTTGGTCTACAACCCGGGTGCCGCGTTTGGCCTCCACCTCGGGCCGTACTCGCGTTGGATCTTCATGGCGCTCACCATCGGCGCCCTGTTCATCCTCGCCAATCTCTATCGCGAGACGCGCTCCTCGGATCGCTGGCGGACCCTCGCGGTCGCGCTCGTGTCGGCGGGGGCCCTGGGCAACCTGGTGGACCGCGTCATCTCCCCGCGCGGGGTGGTGGACTTCATCGACGTCGGCATTGGCGCCTCCCGCTGGCCGACGTTCAACGTCGCGGACATGGCCGTGTCGGTCGGCGCGGTGCTCCTCGCCCTCGTTCTCTGGGGTGAAGACAAGGCGGCGGCACGCGCCGCCGCGTTAGGCACCGGGCAGCCCGGAACCACATGA
- a CDS encoding RluA family pseudouridine synthase, producing MSPVPGAGTRHTISVEADSDVRLDLLVARHLDVSRTQAATWIAEARVLVNERREKAAYRPLSGDVVLVEVPAPVGREVVPQDLPLVVVYEDDELLVIDKAAGMVVHPAPGHWEGTVVNALAGRGGPLSSLGGADRAGLVHRLDKDTSGLLLIARTERAHRVLGDALMRREIVRRYAALAWGHVDDDRIDVDQPLARDPRNRQRMAVVRTGKSARTTFVRLARYDSVDLLRAHLHTGRTHQIRVHLSHLGHPVVGDDVYGGGGGRRLVKLPAGRHFLHAARLRFKHPVTGIELDFRSPLPADLRQTLAAVARDPAVLDAGDPLDDLGFYDEDEAHPRRSSAMSGGTVPVDSGA from the coding sequence ATGAGCCCGGTGCCCGGGGCGGGCACGCGACACACGATCTCCGTCGAGGCGGACAGCGATGTCCGCCTCGACCTGTTGGTGGCTCGTCACCTGGATGTCTCGCGCACGCAGGCGGCGACCTGGATCGCCGAAGCACGCGTCCTCGTGAACGAGCGCCGGGAGAAAGCGGCGTATCGTCCCCTGTCCGGGGACGTGGTGCTGGTCGAGGTCCCGGCGCCCGTCGGGCGGGAGGTTGTCCCGCAGGACCTCCCACTGGTCGTGGTCTACGAGGACGACGAGCTACTGGTCATCGACAAGGCGGCTGGCATGGTGGTGCATCCCGCCCCGGGGCACTGGGAGGGTACGGTGGTGAATGCGCTAGCCGGACGAGGTGGCCCGCTCTCCTCCCTTGGCGGTGCGGATCGTGCGGGTCTCGTCCACCGTCTCGACAAGGACACCTCCGGCCTCCTGCTCATCGCGCGGACGGAACGCGCCCATCGGGTCCTCGGTGACGCACTCATGCGGCGCGAGATCGTGCGTCGTTATGCGGCCCTCGCATGGGGGCATGTGGATGACGATCGCATCGACGTGGACCAGCCGCTCGCCCGCGACCCACGCAACCGGCAGCGCATGGCCGTGGTGCGAACCGGGAAGTCGGCGCGAACCACCTTTGTGCGGCTCGCCCGCTACGATAGCGTCGACCTGCTCCGTGCCCACCTGCACACGGGTCGCACCCACCAGATCCGCGTGCATCTGTCGCACTTGGGGCACCCCGTGGTGGGCGACGATGTGTACGGCGGCGGTGGCGGCCGTCGGCTGGTCAAGCTGCCGGCGGGTCGCCATTTCCTTCATGCGGCCCGTCTCCGATTCAAGCACCCGGTCACCGGGATCGAATTGGACTTTCGGTCGCCGCTTCCGGCGGATCTCCGCCAAACCCTGGCGGCCGTCGCTCGCGACCCCGCGGTCCTGGACGCCGGTGATCCGCTCGATGACCTTGGCTTCTACGATGAGGACGAGGCCCATCCCCGGCGGAGCAGCGCCATGTCGGGGGGCACCGTCCCTGTCGACTCGGGCGCATGA
- a CDS encoding purine-binding chemotaxis protein CheW — MTSRQLLVVASGGIAYALDSTCVREITAMLPTTRIPGAGPEVRGLINLRGQLLPVVDLAVRLGGVPTSADGGEVVVLAVNSRLFGLLVDEVREVIAVDAPSQEADALLVRQGPGGLIREVGHFGDAVVLEVDVRELATQSLA; from the coding sequence ATGACGAGTCGCCAGCTCCTCGTGGTGGCCAGCGGGGGAATCGCCTACGCCCTCGACTCGACGTGTGTGCGCGAAATCACGGCCATGCTTCCAACCACCAGGATACCGGGGGCCGGACCCGAGGTGCGGGGGCTCATCAACCTGAGGGGACAGCTCCTGCCGGTCGTTGACCTGGCCGTGCGTCTGGGAGGGGTTCCCACCTCCGCGGATGGTGGGGAAGTCGTCGTGCTCGCCGTGAACTCCCGGTTGTTCGGGCTTCTGGTGGACGAGGTGCGGGAGGTTATCGCCGTCGACGCCCCGTCTCAGGAGGCCGATGCGCTCCTGGTGCGGCAGGGTCCCGGCGGGCTCATCCGCGAGGTGGGACATTTCGGCGACGCGGTCGTCCTTGAGGTTGACGTGCGTGAACTCGCGACGCAGTCGCTCGCATAG
- a CDS encoding response regulator translates to MSHSVLICDDAIFMRTMLGDILSQAGFEIVGEAETGAQAVQRYEELKPDLVTMDIVMPDMGGIDAVRAITQRDPAARVLMCSAMGQQALVVEAIQAGARDFVVKPFQPSRVLEAVQRVLG, encoded by the coding sequence GTGAGCCACTCAGTACTGATTTGTGACGACGCAATCTTCATGCGGACCATGCTGGGCGACATCCTGTCGCAAGCAGGGTTCGAGATCGTCGGCGAGGCGGAAACCGGCGCGCAGGCTGTCCAGCGATACGAGGAACTCAAGCCGGACCTCGTGACGATGGACATCGTGATGCCGGACATGGGGGGAATCGACGCCGTGCGCGCGATCACCCAGCGCGACCCGGCCGCCCGCGTCCTGATGTGCAGCGCCATGGGCCAGCAGGCGCTGGTCGTCGAGGCGATCCAGGCGGGCGCGCGCGACTTTGTCGTGAAGCCGTTCCAGCCGAGTCGGGTGCTCGAAGCGGTCCAGCGCGTCCTGGGTTAA
- a CDS encoding chemotaxis protein CheA, translating to MSRYRDLFVSESRDHLTAIEHALVRLEADAEQQDQVDALFRSVHTIKGMAGAMGYAPVAELSHAIESRLESVRAGASGMDRETLDLLFEGADALEQLVAAATEGGSALDTSALLGRLGRAGTPAAASPALRRAARAGARDVTWTYEPGTPLPGARTTLVTRRLATLGAVVDVVPPAEVMASEAFDGRVVAQLVSVEDAETIVAAVRACGFIAQVEVGALHAPDAPPAEAAWQEGQLTAPLQSYVRIEARRLDQLMNLAGELVTLRGRLHVTASRVGNSQLDAVVDDVHHLVGELQDAVLGTRLVPVWQVFDRFPRVVRDAARTVGKEATLVIEGREIELDRALLEQVADPLVHLLRNAVDHGLEDPAARLAAGKPRVGRVTLQARRERTAVVITVVDDGRGVDRARLLERARTMGWVSADEEELADRDLLRIIARPGVSTAGRVTEVSGRGVGVDAVVSRIRALGGTVEFSTVEGRGTVFELRLPLSLAIVPAIIASCGEESYALPLTHITETVQRTAGVVRRVRGRPVFVRRDRVLPLWSLRELVGAPGRDPEGSQVVIVEAAERAGAVLVDRLSGQQDLVVKSFDAVRGMSTAISGAAVLADGSTALIVDAGGLLQGQ from the coding sequence GTGTCGCGGTATCGCGACCTGTTCGTCTCCGAGAGCCGTGATCACCTGACGGCGATCGAGCACGCGTTGGTGCGGCTCGAGGCTGACGCCGAGCAGCAGGACCAGGTGGATGCGCTGTTTCGCTCCGTCCATACCATCAAGGGGATGGCGGGCGCCATGGGATATGCCCCGGTCGCGGAGCTCAGCCATGCGATCGAGAGCCGTCTCGAGTCGGTCCGGGCTGGTGCGAGCGGCATGGACCGGGAGACGCTCGACCTCCTTTTTGAGGGCGCCGACGCGCTGGAGCAACTCGTCGCGGCAGCGACGGAGGGCGGCAGTGCGCTGGACACGTCCGCGCTGCTGGGTCGCCTCGGTCGGGCCGGAACACCGGCGGCGGCGTCGCCCGCACTGCGTCGCGCGGCGCGTGCCGGTGCCCGCGATGTGACCTGGACGTATGAGCCGGGGACGCCGCTCCCGGGTGCGCGGACGACGCTGGTCACGCGCCGCCTGGCGACGTTAGGCGCCGTCGTCGATGTGGTGCCACCGGCTGAGGTGATGGCCTCGGAGGCATTCGACGGTCGGGTGGTGGCCCAGCTGGTCTCGGTGGAGGATGCCGAGACGATTGTCGCTGCCGTGCGCGCATGCGGGTTCATCGCGCAGGTGGAGGTGGGCGCGCTTCATGCGCCGGATGCCCCACCCGCCGAGGCAGCGTGGCAGGAGGGGCAGCTCACGGCCCCGCTGCAATCGTATGTGCGCATCGAGGCCCGACGCCTCGACCAGCTCATGAACCTTGCCGGCGAACTCGTGACGTTGCGTGGGCGGTTGCACGTCACGGCGTCCCGCGTGGGCAACTCGCAGTTGGACGCCGTGGTCGACGACGTGCATCACCTCGTGGGCGAGCTGCAGGACGCGGTGCTCGGCACGCGATTGGTCCCGGTCTGGCAGGTGTTCGACCGGTTTCCCCGCGTGGTGCGGGATGCGGCGCGGACGGTCGGCAAGGAGGCGACCCTGGTCATCGAGGGTCGGGAGATCGAGCTGGATCGCGCGCTACTCGAACAAGTGGCGGATCCCCTCGTGCACCTCCTGCGCAACGCGGTGGACCATGGCCTGGAAGACCCCGCAGCGCGTCTCGCGGCCGGCAAGCCGCGCGTAGGGCGCGTGACGCTGCAGGCGCGGCGCGAGCGCACGGCCGTGGTGATCACGGTGGTGGATGATGGACGAGGCGTGGATCGGGCGCGTCTGCTGGAGCGTGCGCGGACCATGGGCTGGGTCTCCGCCGATGAGGAGGAGCTCGCCGACCGTGACCTGTTGCGCATCATCGCGCGACCGGGCGTCTCCACCGCCGGGCGGGTCACCGAAGTTTCGGGTCGCGGGGTCGGGGTGGACGCCGTAGTGTCCCGCATTCGGGCGCTGGGGGGAACCGTCGAATTTTCCACGGTGGAGGGACGGGGCACGGTGTTTGAGCTACGCCTGCCGCTCAGCCTGGCGATCGTTCCGGCCATTATCGCCTCGTGTGGTGAGGAATCGTACGCGCTGCCGTTGACCCACATCACGGAGACGGTGCAGCGCACGGCCGGCGTGGTTCGCCGGGTGCGTGGGCGCCCGGTGTTCGTGCGACGGGACCGCGTGCTCCCCCTCTGGTCGCTGCGCGAACTGGTGGGGGCCCCCGGGCGGGACCCGGAGGGGTCGCAAGTCGTCATTGTCGAGGCGGCGGAGCGGGCCGGGGCGGTCCTGGTCGACCGACTCTCCGGCCAACAGGACCTGGTCGTCAAGTCGTTCGATGCCGTGCGGGGCATGTCGACGGCCATCAGCGGTGCGGCGGTGTTGGCCGATGGTTCGACGGCGCTGATCGTGGATGCGGGTGGACTCCTACAAGGACAATGA
- a CDS encoding chemotaxis protein CheC, translating to MQELLSLRPVQLDALREVANIGAGHAATALSQMTGQTIMISVPTINIAALDEIPTHVGDPVEPVAAVLMEMKGDLQGRTLLVFPRPTAVRLAGLMLKRPGSTGDTLSALEESAIKEAGNILSAAYMNALSEFMGITLLPSPPSLAIDMAQAVLTTAYLQFGADKDMVFCVETEFVMHDAGERLRGFFLLLPELASLRAILRAVRLD from the coding sequence ATGCAAGAGCTCCTCAGCCTTCGACCCGTGCAGCTCGATGCACTGCGAGAAGTGGCCAACATCGGGGCCGGCCACGCCGCGACGGCGCTGTCCCAGATGACGGGACAGACGATCATGATCTCCGTCCCGACCATCAACATCGCCGCGCTGGACGAGATCCCGACGCACGTGGGTGACCCCGTGGAGCCCGTCGCGGCCGTCCTCATGGAGATGAAGGGCGACCTGCAGGGCCGAACGCTCCTCGTCTTTCCGCGACCGACCGCTGTTCGGTTGGCCGGGCTCATGCTCAAACGCCCGGGGTCGACCGGCGACACCCTCAGCGCGCTCGAGGAATCGGCGATCAAGGAAGCCGGCAACATCCTGAGCGCGGCGTACATGAACGCCCTCAGTGAGTTCATGGGGATCACCCTCCTGCCATCGCCACCGTCGCTCGCGATCGACATGGCGCAGGCGGTGCTCACGACCGCCTACCTGCAGTTTGGGGCGGACAAGGACATGGTCTTCTGCGTCGAGACTGAGTTCGTCATGCACGATGCGGGAGAGCGCCTGCGCGGCTTCTTCCTCCTCCTGCCGGAACTCGCCTCGTTGCGCGCGATCCTTCGCGCCGTCCGCCTGGACTGA
- a CDS encoding tetratricopeptide repeat protein, with product MIASTSTPSDRDLAILRSFADRIDAYDAGAANNLGVLYFTRGLVDESVAMFTRALELDPRMTVAQRNLEIVYFTSGYYDRRVQELSARLEAAPDDRYARWEFGRTCLLLGDVGRALDAFGTLLRETPDDIQVIRQVATAELKSGDLEAAERWLVHALELAPDNPAALLQRGEVAYHRGLNEVARQSLERCVALAADDADAWYLLGFVRGDLGDHEGAMAARQRAMRLNPSLGRARANLSLERFDARSWERAAEVKAARGLGTPPGGTPMPHYHLALAFRQKGYLAEADREYRLALEGGEDRDVVLPAMAELALLRGEMHDAVGLYDELLAAAPGRARYWNERGVALHHLGRYPEALDSYRRAVDADPAALSARNNLAVAAFHAGDPTAAAATLGQVLVAEPGNARARLNAALICVRQDQPAAALTNYRVLIEQAGEHPVAWNGVGLVLTRLKRYAQARDAFSRAIEAREAYAEAHYNLGFALSQLGEHDAALRATHRAMAIDSFYTPQGFELAVDFAHETPLFHVAPEVAAVERGVTGFAFTPDDLDEPFAELANGPASPGGAEDLLATAREALGRRDFSAAHATLREAIAAHGSRPDALVLQGEAFLGQGMAGEAVERFRAAQAAAPGHSEAMAGELRALVVAHREQDAVALVALLGAREDLDAATLTAVATVHAAQGRSDEARAALARAWTRAPGDPVILRSIAHIAAALGDASSAIEALGAAQATGLAPVDVSVDLAQLLDATGRRAEAEDTLGEACQREPGHVGATLALARLRRDDGRAEATIPTLADVLLSSPWQLDVLASLAESLTVCERRVDARIAVDRVLRFDPDHAVALYLDGVLRVATFDFAGAIAQWDRLLAAEPSSPYARRAEQSRAIAVQRRARLVGEAMSLAGRG from the coding sequence GTGATCGCGAGCACGTCCACGCCGTCGGACCGCGATCTGGCGATCCTCCGCTCGTTCGCGGACCGGATCGACGCGTATGACGCTGGCGCCGCGAACAACCTCGGGGTCCTGTACTTCACGCGTGGGCTGGTGGACGAATCGGTGGCCATGTTCACCCGCGCCCTGGAACTGGACCCGCGCATGACCGTGGCGCAACGCAACCTCGAGATCGTGTACTTCACCAGCGGATATTACGATCGCCGGGTGCAGGAGTTGTCGGCGCGGCTCGAGGCAGCGCCAGACGATCGGTACGCGCGCTGGGAATTCGGTCGGACCTGCCTGTTGCTCGGTGATGTCGGACGTGCGCTCGATGCCTTTGGCACCTTGCTCCGCGAGACACCGGACGACATCCAGGTCATCCGACAGGTGGCCACCGCCGAGCTCAAGAGCGGGGACCTGGAAGCGGCCGAGCGGTGGCTGGTGCACGCGCTCGAACTGGCCCCCGACAATCCGGCCGCGCTCCTGCAACGCGGTGAGGTGGCCTATCACCGCGGTCTCAACGAGGTCGCCCGTCAGTCGCTGGAACGCTGTGTGGCGCTTGCGGCGGACGACGCGGATGCCTGGTACTTGCTCGGCTTTGTCCGCGGCGACCTCGGCGATCACGAGGGGGCGATGGCGGCACGCCAGCGCGCCATGCGACTCAATCCGTCGTTAGGTCGTGCGCGGGCGAACCTGTCGCTCGAACGCTTTGACGCGCGCTCCTGGGAGCGGGCGGCCGAGGTGAAGGCCGCGCGCGGGTTGGGTACCCCCCCGGGCGGAACGCCGATGCCGCACTACCACCTTGCCCTCGCGTTTCGGCAGAAGGGATACCTGGCCGAAGCCGACCGGGAGTATCGCCTGGCCCTGGAGGGTGGCGAGGATCGCGACGTCGTCCTGCCGGCGATGGCCGAGTTGGCCTTGCTTCGCGGTGAGATGCACGACGCGGTTGGGCTGTACGACGAGTTGCTCGCGGCGGCTCCAGGTCGCGCCCGCTACTGGAACGAGCGCGGCGTGGCGTTGCATCACTTGGGGCGATACCCGGAGGCACTGGACTCGTATCGGCGTGCCGTGGACGCCGACCCGGCCGCGCTCTCCGCCCGCAACAACCTCGCGGTCGCTGCCTTTCACGCCGGCGACCCCACCGCAGCGGCAGCCACCCTCGGGCAGGTGCTCGTCGCAGAACCTGGAAACGCCCGCGCCCGCCTGAATGCCGCGCTCATCTGCGTGCGGCAGGACCAACCGGCGGCCGCGCTGACCAACTATCGGGTGCTGATTGAACAGGCGGGGGAGCACCCGGTCGCATGGAATGGGGTGGGGCTCGTCCTCACCCGGCTCAAGCGGTACGCGCAGGCCCGCGACGCATTCTCGCGAGCCATCGAGGCGCGCGAGGCGTATGCCGAGGCACACTACAACCTCGGCTTCGCGTTGTCCCAGTTGGGCGAGCACGACGCCGCCCTGCGGGCCACACATCGTGCCATGGCGATCGACAGCTTCTACACCCCGCAAGGGTTCGAGCTTGCCGTGGACTTCGCGCATGAGACGCCACTTTTCCACGTGGCACCTGAAGTCGCCGCGGTGGAGCGGGGCGTCACCGGTTTCGCATTCACTCCCGACGACCTCGACGAGCCGTTTGCCGAACTGGCCAACGGCCCGGCGTCACCCGGCGGTGCGGAGGACTTGTTGGCCACGGCGCGTGAGGCGCTGGGGCGTCGCGACTTTTCGGCGGCACACGCCACCCTTCGCGAGGCGATCGCCGCGCACGGCTCACGCCCGGACGCCCTCGTGCTCCAGGGTGAGGCGTTCCTCGGACAGGGAATGGCAGGAGAGGCGGTCGAGCGTTTTCGCGCCGCGCAGGCCGCTGCGCCGGGCCACAGCGAGGCCATGGCCGGCGAACTGCGCGCCCTGGTTGTGGCGCACCGCGAACAGGATGCGGTCGCGCTCGTTGCGCTGCTGGGTGCGCGCGAGGACCTGGACGCCGCGACCCTGACCGCGGTGGCCACCGTGCATGCTGCCCAGGGCCGAAGCGATGAGGCACGGGCGGCCCTTGCGCGCGCCTGGACGCGGGCGCCCGGCGATCCGGTCATCCTGCGGTCGATCGCGCACATTGCCGCCGCGCTCGGCGACGCCTCGTCTGCCATTGAGGCCTTGGGCGCCGCGCAGGCGACCGGTCTGGCCCCGGTGGATGTGAGCGTCGACCTTGCACAGCTCCTGGACGCCACCGGCCGTCGCGCGGAGGCCGAGGACACGTTAGGCGAGGCGTGCCAGCGCGAGCCGGGACATGTAGGGGCGACGTTGGCCCTTGCGCGCCTTCGGCGTGACGACGGACGGGCCGAGGCGACGATTCCTACCCTCGCCGACGTCCTGCTCTCGAGCCCGTGGCAACTGGACGTGCTGGCATCGCTCGCGGAATCGCTCACGGTGTGCGAGCGTCGGGTTGATGCGCGCATCGCGGTGGATCGCGTGCTCCGCTTTGATCCCGACCATGCCGTCGCCCTGTACCTCGATGGCGTCCTGCGTGTCGCCACGTTCGACTTTGCCGGCGCCATCGCGCAGTGGGACCGCCTGCTCGCTGCAGAGCCGTCCAGTCCGTACGCCCGGCGCGCGGAGCAGTCGAGGGCGATTGCCGTGCAGCGCCGTGCCCGGCTCGTCGGTGAGGCGATGAGCCTCGCGGGGAGGGGCTGA
- a CDS encoding DUF4388 domain-containing protein — MAIEGPLRELGIHDVFQLLDLSRKTGCLRVSSALRDNEGQVHFRRGRVVAATIRSNPHLLGTVLLRDGRITEAELAAARATQDAVQPHRRLGEILVEQGVLTSRELDRYIRRQVETVTFELLSWQEGFFSFTDADDEDHVADGVTALAVESLLMEGARRLDEWTQIQQRIPHLGLLPVLADLAPDGTASPLDLQPSEWEVLAAMDGERDLRQVATALHRSEFDVARTAFGLVTTGVIVVREPRRSLTPPGAQSQLAIVLGDAREALQSEDYEQAISHAVTAVALVPEDPEARFLLARALLRTGREVEGEEQLRLAHRAAPQHAGVMMELARLGMRRGEIGQAIAWWKRVIAAAPGTRVAEQARDAVAHAEQLAAMLEAVDA; from the coding sequence ATGGCGATCGAGGGCCCGCTGCGCGAACTCGGCATCCACGATGTATTCCAGTTGCTCGACTTGAGTCGAAAGACCGGATGCCTGCGCGTGTCATCCGCCCTGCGGGACAACGAGGGCCAGGTGCACTTCCGCCGCGGCCGCGTGGTCGCCGCGACCATCCGGAGCAACCCCCACCTCCTGGGGACCGTCCTCCTGCGCGATGGACGCATCACGGAAGCAGAGCTGGCGGCGGCTCGTGCGACCCAGGACGCCGTGCAGCCACACCGGCGACTCGGGGAAATCCTCGTGGAGCAGGGCGTGCTGACGAGTCGTGAGCTGGACCGCTACATCCGCCGGCAGGTCGAGACCGTCACCTTCGAGCTGTTGTCATGGCAGGAAGGGTTCTTCTCCTTCACGGATGCCGACGACGAGGACCACGTGGCCGATGGGGTCACGGCGCTCGCCGTGGAATCGCTGCTCATGGAAGGTGCGCGGCGTCTCGATGAGTGGACGCAGATCCAGCAGCGCATCCCGCACCTCGGCTTGCTCCCGGTGTTGGCCGACCTGGCGCCGGATGGCACCGCGTCACCGTTGGACCTGCAGCCCTCCGAATGGGAGGTGCTCGCCGCCATGGACGGCGAGCGCGACTTGCGGCAGGTCGCCACGGCGCTGCACCGCAGCGAGTTTGATGTGGCCCGTACGGCATTTGGTCTCGTCACGACGGGGGTAATCGTCGTGCGCGAGCCCCGCCGCTCGTTGACGCCCCCTGGCGCGCAGTCCCAACTCGCCATTGTGCTGGGTGACGCTCGAGAGGCCCTCCAGAGCGAGGACTACGAACAGGCGATCTCCCACGCCGTCACGGCGGTGGCCCTGGTTCCGGAAGACCCCGAGGCACGGTTCCTCTTGGCTCGGGCGCTCCTGCGCACGGGACGCGAAGTGGAGGGAGAGGAACAGCTGCGTCTCGCCCATCGCGCCGCCCCACAGCATGCCGGCGTCATGATGGAACTGGCTCGGCTCGGCATGCGGCGGGGGGAGATCGGCCAAGCCATCGCCTGGTGGAAACGGGTCATCGCGGCGGCACCAGGGACGCGCGTTGCCGAGCAGGCTCGCGACGCCGTGGCGCACGCAGAGCAGCTGGCCGCGATGCTGGAGGCCGTGGATGCGTAG
- a CDS encoding GTPase domain-containing protein, translating into MPLVNYAARELTCKIVYYGPGRSGKTTNLHYIYDRVPIERRGSMVSLATHSERTLFFDFLPLDLGRISGFNTRIQLYTVPGQTYYRSTRKLVLQGADGVVFVADSQRPQQDENLESLRDMHEVLAEQGVDARALPLVLQYNKQDLPGDLILSPGELDDVLNFRQVPRFAADALHGVGVFETLRKVSQLVLQRLSAPAAAGIP; encoded by the coding sequence ATGCCACTGGTGAACTACGCGGCGCGGGAGCTGACCTGCAAGATCGTGTACTACGGTCCGGGGCGGTCCGGCAAGACCACCAACCTGCACTACATCTACGATCGCGTGCCGATCGAGCGTCGCGGGTCGATGGTTTCGCTGGCGACGCATAGCGAACGCACCCTGTTCTTCGACTTCCTGCCGCTGGACCTTGGGCGGATTTCCGGCTTCAACACGCGGATCCAGCTCTACACGGTGCCGGGCCAGACCTACTACCGGTCCACCCGCAAGCTGGTGCTGCAAGGGGCGGACGGCGTGGTCTTTGTTGCGGACAGCCAGCGCCCCCAGCAGGACGAGAACCTGGAGAGCCTGCGGGACATGCATGAGGTCCTCGCGGAGCAGGGCGTTGACGCGCGCGCCCTCCCACTCGTCCTCCAGTACAACAAGCAGGACCTTCCCGGGGACCTCATCCTGAGCCCCGGGGAGCTCGACGACGTCCTCAACTTCCGGCAGGTGCCGCGCTTTGCCGCGGATGCCCTGCACGGGGTCGGCGTGTTCGAGACGCTGCGCAAGGTGTCGCAGTTGGTCCTGCAGCGATTGAGTGCCCCGGCTGCGGCCGGGATCCCCTGA